The following proteins are co-located in the Microbacterium immunditiarum genome:
- the nadA gene encoding quinolinate synthase NadA produces the protein MSAVNISLQPRRIDPSVDLEIRAIVEGRAGGETCSTDLASGPWNFDTVPGYGPGASMGDVIPTGSPRQGELPAEYRTASADELDARILAAKAALGDRVVVLGHFYQREEVVRHADYVGDSFQLANAALEHPDAEAIVFCGVHFMAETADLLSRPEQAVILPNLAAGCSMADMADIDQVEDAWEQLEDVYGDLSAPDADGLVPVIPVTYMNSSAAIKGFVGRHGGIVCTSSNARTVLEWAFARGRRVLFFPDQHLGRNTAKAMGVPLEQMPMWNPRKPLGGSTEEQLLDARVILWHGFCSVHRRFSVDQIAAARAEHPGVRVIVHPECPMEVVDAADESGSTDYIRKAIEAATEPTTFAIGTEVNLVQRLAAQHPQHEIFCLDPVVCPCSTMYRIHPGYLAWVLEALVDGEVLNRITVPGDVADPARVALERMLAAKPPAAPAAHWEQAS, from the coding sequence ATGTCCGCCGTCAACATCTCGCTCCAGCCCCGTCGCATCGATCCGTCCGTCGACCTCGAGATCCGCGCGATCGTCGAGGGCCGCGCGGGCGGTGAGACGTGCAGTACCGACCTCGCCTCGGGCCCCTGGAACTTCGACACCGTGCCCGGCTACGGTCCCGGCGCGTCGATGGGAGACGTCATCCCCACCGGATCGCCCCGTCAGGGCGAGCTCCCGGCCGAGTACCGCACGGCGTCGGCGGACGAGCTCGACGCGCGCATTCTCGCGGCCAAGGCGGCGCTCGGCGACCGGGTCGTCGTGCTCGGCCACTTCTATCAGCGCGAAGAGGTCGTGAGGCACGCCGACTACGTGGGCGACTCGTTCCAGCTCGCGAACGCGGCGCTGGAGCATCCGGATGCCGAGGCCATCGTCTTCTGCGGTGTGCACTTCATGGCCGAGACGGCCGACCTGCTGTCCCGCCCCGAGCAGGCCGTGATCCTGCCGAACCTCGCCGCCGGCTGCTCGATGGCCGACATGGCCGACATCGACCAGGTCGAGGACGCGTGGGAGCAGCTCGAGGACGTCTACGGCGACCTCTCCGCCCCCGATGCCGACGGGCTCGTGCCGGTGATCCCGGTCACGTACATGAACTCGTCCGCCGCGATCAAGGGCTTCGTGGGCCGCCACGGCGGCATCGTGTGCACGTCTTCCAACGCGCGCACGGTGCTCGAGTGGGCGTTCGCGCGCGGGCGCCGCGTGCTGTTCTTCCCCGACCAGCACCTCGGCCGCAACACCGCCAAGGCGATGGGGGTGCCGCTCGAGCAGATGCCGATGTGGAACCCGCGCAAGCCGCTGGGCGGCTCCACCGAGGAGCAGCTCCTCGACGCGCGCGTCATCCTGTGGCACGGGTTCTGCTCCGTGCACCGGCGCTTCAGCGTCGACCAGATCGCGGCGGCTCGAGCTGAACACCCCGGGGTGCGCGTCATCGTGCACCCGGAATGCCCGATGGAGGTCGTCGACGCGGCCGACGAGTCCGGCTCGACCGACTACATCCGCAAGGCGATCGAGGCGGCGACCGAGCCCACGACGTTCGCGATCGGCACCGAGGTGAACCTCGTCCAGCGGCTGGCGGCGCAGCATCCGCAGCACGAGATCTTCTGCCTCGACCCGGTCGTGTGCCCGTGCTCGACGATGTACCGCATCCACCCGGGTTACCTCGCGTGGGTGCTCGAGGCGCTCGTCGACGGTGAGGTGCTCAACCGCATCACGGTTCCCGGCGATGTCGCCGATCCCGCGCGCGTCGCCCTCGAGCGGATGCTCGCGGCGAAGCCTCCGGCGGCCCCGGCCGCGCATTGGGAGCAGGCGTCATGA
- the nadB gene encoding L-aspartate oxidase — translation MTRALGAPVAERAKRHLTPDAERAKRDEAHALVVGSGIAGLLAALHAVDSGCRVTLVTKDVLDHANTRFAQGGIAGVMFDDDRIDDHVRDTVVAGAGLNDLDAVRVLAEEGPARIRELIDLGVAFDRGDDGGFVKGLEAAHSYPRILHAGGDATGTAIERALVARLRASDVEVVEHAFLVDLVVRSGRVAGAELLVDDREPLTLFADAVVLATGGAGELYAHSTNPAVATGDGIAAAVRAGAAVADLEFFQFHPTVLPAVADAPGIRGADAFLVSEAVRGEGALLVDERGRRFALDAHPDGELAPRDVVARAIAALMEAQDGRPALLDATVVGPASPEARAEFLAKRFPTIDRSVHERGLDWARAPIPVTPAAHYLMGGVVTDLEGRTTVPGLYAVGEVARTGVHGANRLASNSLLEGAVFGARAGDAIADDAASGAWPRSAASTAARPLAASAVVEAAPFTRRTLQHLMWEHAGLVRDEEGLRHAASVLSQWRAQPREARTERELEDENLLLVAQLLVAAALARRESVGAHFRSDDPSSCRTPQNRRVASALALEAARKPADPWRIARPTATRTPAVEPEKEPVAC, via the coding sequence ATGACGCGTGCGCTCGGCGCCCCGGTCGCTGAACGAGCGAAGCGGCACCTCACCCCGGACGCTGAGCGAGCGAAGCGAGACGAAGCGCACGCGCTGGTCGTCGGCTCGGGCATCGCGGGGCTGCTCGCGGCGCTGCACGCCGTCGACAGCGGATGCCGCGTGACCCTCGTCACGAAGGACGTGCTCGACCACGCCAACACGCGCTTCGCGCAGGGCGGGATCGCCGGCGTCATGTTCGACGACGACCGCATCGACGACCACGTGCGCGACACGGTGGTCGCCGGCGCCGGACTCAACGACCTCGACGCGGTGCGCGTGCTCGCCGAGGAGGGTCCCGCACGGATCCGCGAGCTCATCGACCTCGGCGTCGCGTTCGACCGCGGCGACGACGGCGGGTTCGTGAAGGGCCTCGAGGCCGCCCACTCGTACCCGCGCATCCTCCACGCGGGAGGCGACGCGACAGGCACCGCCATCGAGCGCGCACTCGTGGCGCGACTGCGCGCGAGCGACGTCGAGGTCGTCGAGCATGCTTTCCTCGTCGACCTCGTCGTGCGCAGCGGGCGGGTCGCGGGCGCCGAGCTGCTCGTGGACGACCGCGAGCCACTGACGCTCTTCGCCGACGCCGTCGTGCTCGCGACGGGCGGGGCGGGCGAGCTGTACGCGCACTCGACGAACCCCGCCGTCGCGACGGGCGACGGCATCGCGGCCGCGGTGCGCGCCGGTGCGGCCGTCGCCGATCTCGAGTTCTTCCAGTTCCACCCGACGGTGCTTCCTGCGGTCGCGGACGCGCCCGGCATCCGTGGTGCCGACGCGTTCCTCGTGTCGGAGGCGGTGCGCGGCGAAGGTGCGCTGCTCGTCGACGAGCGCGGCCGGCGCTTCGCACTGGACGCGCACCCTGACGGCGAGCTCGCGCCGCGCGACGTCGTCGCCCGCGCGATCGCCGCCCTCATGGAGGCGCAGGACGGACGCCCCGCGCTGCTCGATGCGACGGTCGTCGGGCCGGCCTCCCCCGAGGCGCGTGCGGAGTTCCTCGCGAAGCGCTTCCCGACGATCGACCGTTCCGTGCACGAGCGGGGGCTCGACTGGGCGCGCGCGCCGATCCCCGTGACCCCGGCCGCGCACTACCTCATGGGCGGGGTCGTCACCGACCTCGAGGGCCGCACCACGGTGCCCGGCCTGTACGCGGTCGGCGAGGTGGCCCGCACGGGAGTGCACGGCGCGAACCGCCTCGCGTCGAACTCGCTGCTGGAGGGAGCGGTGTTCGGCGCTCGTGCCGGCGATGCGATCGCGGATGACGCGGCGTCCGGCGCTTGGCCGCGCAGTGCCGCGTCGACCGCCGCGCGCCCGCTCGCCGCGAGTGCGGTCGTGGAGGCGGCGCCGTTCACCCGCCGCACGCTGCAGCACCTGATGTGGGAGCACGCGGGGCTCGTGCGCGATGAGGAGGGGCTGCGGCACGCGGCATCCGTTCTCTCGCAGTGGCGCGCGCAGCCGCGCGAGGCGCGAACCGAACGCGAGCTCGAGGACGAGAACCTGCTGCTCGTCGCCCAGCTGCTGGTCGCGGCCGCGCTCGCCCGTCGTGAGTCGGTCGGGGCGCACTTCCGGTCGGACGACCCGTCGTCGTGCAGAACTCCACAGAACCGCCGCGTCGCGAGCGCCCTCGCCCTCGAGGCGGCCCGAAAGCCCGCAGATCCGTGGAGGATCGCACGCCCGACCGCGACCCGAACCCCGGCTGTCGAACCGGAGAAGGAGCCCGTCGCATGCTGA
- the gcvP gene encoding aminomethyl-transferring glycine dehydrogenase has protein sequence MLDALGYDSVDHLVRAAVPASIHSTPRTTTDIPRAATEAEALAELRGLASMNRVARPMIGLGLYDTFTPSVIARNVLENPSWYTAYTPYQPEISQGRLEALINFQTMVSDLTGLDTANASMLDESTAVVEGMLLARRASKSASNVFAVDADALPQTKALLRTRAGAVGIALVEVDFANGGVLPVEADGEQVEPFGVLLQYPGASGRVWDPSGVIDAVHVSGGLAIVAADLLALTLLRSPGSLGADVAVGTTQRFGVPLGFGGPHAGYMAVRQGLERQLPGRLVGVSQDAEGHPAYRLALQTREQHIRREKATSNICTSQVLLAVMASMYAVYHGPEGLRAIATDVAKKAEALAGRLREYGLSLVSDSFFDTIRVVTPGPSKRVIDRARSRGYQLFWADDATVGVSVDETTTADDLAAVAWAFGLPDVEFDGGGEEGQRAVPFDDAVPLAGAPEVLRREDEYLTHPVFHTHRSETAMMRYLRTLSDRDYALDRGMIPLGSCTMKLNAATEMAAVSWPEFSRVHPFAPEADVRGYLAMIEQLETWLAEVTGYDAVSLQPNAGSQGELAGLLAIRGYHDANGESERRVCLIPSSAHGTNAASAVLAGLRVVVVACDDQGNVDLDDLRGKVEEHRDELAALMITYPSTHGVYELDVLEITSAVHDAGGQVYVDGANLNALLGYSRFGDLGGDVSHLNLHKTFAIPHGGGGPGVGPVAAKAHLAPYLPGHPFSQRKDHAGGVFQGGPVSAAPHGSAGILPISWAYVRMMGTEGLTDATAAAVLAANYLAARLRDHFPVLYTGDNGLVAHECILDLRPLKEQTGVTVDDVAKRLIDYGFHAPTMSFPVAGTLMVEPTESEDLGELERFVEAMIAIKNEALAVAAGEWPKDDNPLVNAPHTAASIAADEWTHPYSRERAVFPVPSLVRGKYWPPVRRIDQAWGDRNLVCACPPIEAFA, from the coding sequence ATGCTCGACGCGCTCGGCTACGACAGCGTCGATCACCTGGTGCGGGCCGCCGTCCCGGCGTCGATCCATTCGACGCCGCGCACCACGACCGACATCCCCCGCGCCGCGACCGAGGCCGAGGCGCTCGCCGAGCTGCGCGGCCTCGCGTCGATGAACCGCGTCGCCCGCCCGATGATCGGACTCGGGCTCTACGACACGTTCACACCGTCGGTGATCGCGCGCAACGTGCTCGAGAACCCGTCGTGGTACACGGCGTACACGCCGTATCAGCCCGAGATCTCGCAGGGGCGGCTCGAAGCGCTCATCAACTTCCAGACGATGGTCTCAGACCTCACCGGGCTCGACACCGCGAACGCGTCCATGCTCGACGAGTCGACCGCCGTCGTCGAGGGCATGCTGCTGGCCCGGCGGGCCTCGAAGTCGGCGTCGAACGTGTTCGCCGTCGACGCCGACGCGCTGCCGCAGACGAAGGCGCTCCTGCGCACGCGCGCGGGCGCGGTCGGCATCGCGCTCGTCGAGGTCGACTTCGCCAATGGCGGCGTGCTCCCCGTCGAGGCGGACGGCGAGCAGGTCGAGCCTTTCGGGGTGCTCCTGCAGTACCCCGGCGCCTCCGGACGCGTGTGGGACCCTTCGGGGGTCATCGACGCGGTGCACGTGTCCGGCGGTCTCGCGATCGTCGCGGCGGACCTCCTCGCACTCACCCTGCTGCGCTCGCCCGGCTCGCTCGGCGCGGACGTCGCCGTCGGCACGACGCAGCGCTTCGGCGTGCCGCTCGGGTTCGGCGGCCCTCACGCCGGTTACATGGCCGTGCGCCAGGGCCTGGAGCGACAGCTTCCCGGGCGACTCGTCGGAGTCTCGCAGGACGCGGAGGGGCATCCGGCGTATCGCCTGGCCCTGCAGACCCGCGAGCAGCACATCCGTCGCGAGAAGGCGACCTCCAACATCTGCACGTCGCAGGTGCTGCTCGCGGTCATGGCCTCGATGTACGCGGTGTACCACGGCCCCGAGGGCCTCCGCGCGATCGCGACCGACGTCGCGAAGAAGGCGGAGGCGCTCGCCGGACGCCTGCGCGAGTACGGCCTCTCGCTCGTGTCGGACTCGTTCTTCGACACGATCCGCGTCGTGACCCCCGGCCCGTCCAAGCGCGTGATCGACCGGGCGCGCTCACGGGGCTACCAACTGTTCTGGGCGGATGACGCGACCGTCGGCGTCTCGGTCGACGAGACCACCACGGCCGACGACCTCGCCGCCGTCGCGTGGGCGTTCGGGCTGCCCGACGTCGAGTTCGACGGCGGGGGCGAGGAAGGGCAGCGGGCCGTCCCGTTCGATGACGCGGTGCCGCTCGCCGGCGCGCCCGAGGTGCTGCGACGTGAAGACGAGTACCTCACGCATCCGGTGTTCCACACGCACCGCAGCGAGACCGCGATGATGCGGTACCTCAGGACGCTGTCGGACCGCGACTACGCCCTCGACCGCGGCATGATCCCGCTCGGCTCGTGCACGATGAAGCTCAACGCGGCCACCGAGATGGCCGCCGTGTCGTGGCCGGAGTTCTCGCGCGTGCACCCCTTCGCGCCCGAGGCCGACGTGCGCGGCTACCTCGCGATGATCGAGCAGCTGGAGACGTGGCTCGCGGAGGTCACCGGGTACGACGCCGTGTCGCTGCAGCCGAACGCCGGCTCGCAGGGCGAGCTCGCGGGGCTCCTCGCGATCCGCGGATACCACGACGCGAACGGCGAGTCCGAGCGGCGGGTGTGCCTCATCCCGTCGTCGGCGCACGGCACGAACGCCGCCTCGGCGGTGCTCGCGGGGCTCCGCGTCGTCGTCGTCGCGTGCGACGACCAGGGCAACGTCGACCTCGACGACCTGCGCGGGAAGGTGGAGGAGCACCGCGACGAGCTCGCGGCGCTCATGATCACGTACCCGTCGACGCACGGCGTCTACGAGCTCGACGTGCTCGAGATCACGAGCGCCGTGCACGACGCCGGCGGGCAGGTCTATGTCGACGGCGCGAACCTGAACGCGCTGCTGGGCTACTCCCGCTTCGGAGACCTCGGCGGCGACGTATCGCACCTCAACCTGCACAAGACGTTCGCGATCCCGCACGGCGGCGGCGGACCGGGCGTGGGCCCCGTCGCGGCCAAGGCGCACCTCGCGCCCTACCTGCCGGGGCATCCGTTCTCGCAGCGCAAGGACCATGCGGGCGGAGTCTTCCAGGGGGGCCCGGTGTCTGCCGCACCGCACGGCTCGGCGGGGATCCTCCCGATCTCGTGGGCGTACGTCCGCATGATGGGAACCGAGGGGCTGACGGATGCCACGGCCGCCGCGGTCCTCGCCGCGAACTACCTCGCGGCGCGCCTGCGCGATCACTTCCCGGTGCTGTACACCGGTGACAACGGGCTCGTCGCCCACGAGTGCATCCTCGACCTGCGACCGCTCAAGGAGCAGACCGGCGTCACGGTCGACGACGTCGCGAAGCGGCTCATCGACTACGGCTTCCACGCGCCGACGATGTCGTTCCCCGTCGCCGGCACGCTCATGGTCGAGCCGACCGAATCTGAGGACCTCGGCGAGCTCGAGCGGTTCGTGGAGGCGATGATCGCCATCAAGAACGAGGCGCTCGCGGTCGCGGCGGGGGAGTGGCCGAAGGACGACAACCCCCTGGTTAACGCCCCGCACACGGCCGCGTCGATCGCGGCGGACGAGTGGACGCATCCATACTCGCGCGAGCGCGCGGTCTTCCCGGTGCCCTCGCTCGTCCGGGGCAAGTACTGGCCGCCGGTACGGCGCATCGACCAGGCGTGGGGCGACCGCAACCTCGTGTGCGCGTGCCCGCCGATCGAGGCGTTCGCCTGA
- a CDS encoding MarP family serine protease, whose product MIVVDVIAVAAFIAALAIGVSRGFFATAGTLVGLVVGALAAYWLVPVAGVFLPGGAWRGILLAGGAIFLVLLGAAVGTAIGTALRKGVERTALRGIDRVLGGVLNVVTTALVLLLVGTTVTATGTPLVASAVASSRVLRMIDAFTPTPVDAALAQLRGAVLDDGLPRLGELLQPQAQPTAPPVALDDPELQRAAASVARISGTASACGVAMTGSGFVAADDLVVTNAHVLAGVDSPLVELPGGTAREGRVVYFDPVDDLAVIAVDDLPAEPLAIVETIGPGAPAVVQGYPLGGPLTSTSAHVLSVGAVPVPDIYGESAALREIYSLQSDVQPGNSGGPLLTGDGEVAGVVFARGDVGQGLGYAMTPVELAPALAAASADSPTTSTGACTR is encoded by the coding sequence ATGATCGTCGTCGACGTGATCGCGGTCGCCGCCTTCATCGCGGCGCTCGCCATCGGCGTCAGCCGCGGGTTCTTCGCGACGGCCGGCACGCTGGTCGGGCTGGTCGTCGGCGCGCTCGCGGCCTACTGGCTCGTGCCTGTCGCGGGCGTCTTCCTCCCTGGCGGGGCGTGGCGGGGCATCCTCCTCGCGGGCGGCGCGATCTTCCTGGTCCTCCTCGGCGCCGCGGTCGGGACCGCGATCGGCACGGCACTCCGCAAGGGCGTCGAGCGAACAGCCCTGCGCGGGATCGATCGCGTGCTCGGCGGCGTGCTCAACGTCGTCACGACCGCCCTCGTGCTGCTCCTCGTCGGGACGACGGTGACCGCGACGGGAACGCCGCTCGTCGCATCCGCTGTCGCATCGTCGCGCGTGCTGCGCATGATCGACGCCTTCACGCCGACACCCGTCGATGCGGCGCTCGCCCAGCTCCGAGGGGCCGTCCTCGACGACGGACTGCCCCGACTCGGCGAGCTGCTTCAGCCGCAGGCGCAGCCGACAGCGCCGCCGGTCGCGCTCGACGATCCCGAGCTGCAGCGGGCCGCGGCATCCGTCGCCCGCATCAGCGGAACCGCCTCCGCGTGCGGGGTCGCGATGACCGGCTCCGGGTTCGTCGCCGCCGACGACCTCGTCGTCACCAACGCGCACGTGCTCGCCGGCGTCGACTCACCGCTCGTCGAGCTTCCGGGCGGCACTGCGCGGGAGGGCCGCGTCGTCTACTTCGACCCGGTCGACGACCTCGCGGTCATCGCGGTCGACGACCTCCCGGCCGAGCCCCTCGCGATCGTCGAGACGATCGGTCCCGGCGCGCCCGCCGTCGTCCAGGGCTACCCGCTGGGCGGGCCGCTCACGAGCACGAGCGCTCACGTGCTGTCGGTCGGCGCGGTCCCCGTGCCCGACATCTACGGCGAATCCGCCGCGCTCCGCGAGATCTACTCGCTTCAGTCTGACGTGCAGCCGGGCAACTCCGGCGGACCGCTGCTCACCGGCGACGGCGAGGTCGCGGGGGTCGTGTTCGCACGCGGAGACGTCGGACAGGGACTGGGCTACGCGATGACGCCCGTCGAGCTCGCGCCCGCGCTGGCCGCGGCATCCGCCGACAGCCCGACCACCTCGACGGGAGCCTGCACGCGCTGA
- a CDS encoding CPBP family intramembrane glutamic endopeptidase translates to MSPPERPDIVRETTAGGPLSRYERARLTWEVWLVLAVTVGRSALYSVLSLIRTTIDALTAGEGLGDRATQLNPTRDATAFWDLLYQLLDVFFSLAVVALVVYLLWEPGSNALRRIGLDFRRFGGDVARALLLAAVIGVPGIALYAAGRALNITLQVSASPLDAAWYTVPVLILAAVRAGLVEEVIFNGYLFDRLRRLGWSWWPIILTSAAIRGAYHAYQGPGAVVGNFAMGVLFGWCYRRWGRVMPLVIAHTIIDTVAFVGYPIAAGLWPDVFGPLPTPTPTPTPTTTSTPAA, encoded by the coding sequence ATGAGCCCGCCCGAACGCCCCGACATTGTGAGGGAAACCACTGCCGGAGGCCCCCTTTCGCGGTATGAGCGGGCGCGGCTCACGTGGGAGGTGTGGCTCGTCCTGGCGGTCACGGTGGGGCGCTCGGCGCTCTACTCGGTGCTCTCGCTCATCCGCACGACGATCGACGCGCTGACGGCCGGCGAGGGCCTCGGCGACCGTGCGACGCAGCTGAACCCGACGCGCGACGCCACGGCGTTCTGGGACCTCCTCTACCAGCTGCTCGACGTCTTCTTCTCGCTCGCCGTCGTCGCGCTCGTGGTTTACCTGCTGTGGGAGCCGGGAAGCAACGCGCTGCGGCGCATCGGCCTCGACTTCCGCCGGTTCGGGGGTGACGTCGCGCGCGCCCTCCTGCTCGCCGCCGTGATCGGCGTGCCGGGGATCGCGCTCTACGCCGCCGGCCGCGCGCTCAACATCACCCTGCAGGTGAGCGCGTCGCCGCTCGACGCCGCGTGGTACACCGTGCCCGTCCTCATCCTGGCCGCCGTGCGAGCCGGCCTCGTCGAGGAGGTCATCTTCAACGGCTACCTCTTCGACCGGCTGCGGCGCCTCGGATGGTCGTGGTGGCCGATCATCCTCACCTCGGCCGCGATCCGCGGCGCGTACCACGCGTACCAGGGCCCCGGCGCGGTCGTCGGCAACTTCGCGATGGGCGTCCTCTTCGGCTGGTGCTACCGCCGCTGGGGCCGCGTGATGCCCCTCGTGATCGCGCACACGATCATCGACACCGTCGCGTTCGTCGGGTACCCGATCGCAGCGGGACTCTGGCCGGACGTGTTCGGCCCGCTGCCGACGCCGACACCCACGCCGACGCCGACCACGACGTCGACTCCCGCGGCCTGA
- the gcvT gene encoding glycine cleavage system aminomethyltransferase GcvT yields MTQLRTTPLHDRHEALGASFTDFGGWLMPVRYTSDLAEHHAVRNAAGLFDISHMAEIEVHGPDAAAFLDFAVSGRMSALAVDQAKYTLLLDPSGGIIDDLIVYRAADDGYMVVANAGNRDAAVAALTERAEEFDVVVDDCTDHIALIAVQGPASQAILEATSEIQVGDHTPLSDVKYYRRTHADFVRGGESVPMHLARTGYTGEDGFELFIRANAVGPLWDAVLAAGEPFGLVPAGLAARDTLRLEAGMPLYGHELSRDTVPSQVGLARTVAADKEDFVGRTAIETVVATDAPVLVGLVAEGRRAGRAGYPVLDADGNPVGEITSGALSPTLGHPIAMAFVSPHASALDTPLFIDVRGSRIPATVSTLPFYRRNK; encoded by the coding sequence ATGACCCAGCTGCGCACGACCCCGTTGCATGACCGACATGAGGCGCTCGGCGCCTCGTTCACGGACTTCGGCGGATGGCTCATGCCCGTCCGCTACACGTCCGACCTCGCCGAGCACCACGCCGTCCGCAACGCCGCAGGCCTATTCGACATCTCGCACATGGCCGAGATCGAGGTGCACGGCCCGGATGCCGCGGCCTTCCTCGACTTCGCCGTGTCCGGGCGCATGTCGGCGCTCGCGGTCGACCAGGCGAAGTACACGCTCCTGCTCGACCCGTCCGGCGGGATCATCGACGACCTCATCGTGTACCGCGCGGCGGACGACGGCTACATGGTCGTCGCGAACGCGGGAAACCGCGACGCGGCCGTCGCGGCCCTCACCGAGCGCGCCGAGGAGTTCGACGTCGTCGTCGACGACTGCACCGACCACATCGCGCTCATCGCCGTCCAGGGCCCGGCGTCGCAGGCGATCCTCGAGGCGACGTCCGAGATCCAGGTCGGCGACCACACGCCGCTGTCGGACGTGAAGTACTACCGGCGCACGCACGCCGACTTCGTCCGCGGCGGCGAGTCCGTGCCGATGCACCTCGCACGCACGGGCTACACGGGCGAGGACGGCTTCGAGCTGTTCATCCGCGCGAACGCGGTCGGCCCCCTGTGGGACGCGGTCCTGGCCGCCGGAGAGCCGTTCGGGCTCGTTCCGGCCGGGCTCGCGGCGCGGGACACGCTCCGTCTCGAAGCCGGCATGCCCCTGTACGGGCACGAGCTATCGCGCGACACCGTGCCCTCGCAGGTCGGCCTCGCGCGCACCGTCGCCGCCGACAAGGAGGACTTCGTCGGGCGCACCGCGATCGAGACCGTGGTCGCCACCGACGCCCCCGTGCTCGTCGGGCTCGTCGCCGAAGGGCGCCGCGCCGGCCGCGCGGGCTACCCCGTCCTCGACGCCGACGGCAACCCCGTCGGCGAGATCACCAGCGGCGCGCTGAGCCCGACCCTGGGGCATCCGATCGCCATGGCCTTCGTCTCACCGCACGCGAGCGCCCTCGACACCCCTCTCTTCATCGACGTGCGCGGAAGCCGCATCCCGGCCACCGTCAGCACCCTGCCCTTCTACCGGAGGAACAAATGA
- a CDS encoding NUDIX hydrolase, which produces MTRTGEASAAIATGTVAEVTRVAVSTVIFTTRRLEGADRPAVVLPLVRRTRDPYEGLWALPGGWLGLSESLEEAASRTLAETTGLAPSYLEQLYAFGAVDRSPARVVSIVYWALVREDETRTPQPEDPENVAWFDAASLPQLAFDHNQIVDYALWRLRNKVGYSRIAHGLLPDEFTLAELREVYEVILGRRLDPANFRRQVESSGTLIPTQSFRTGSHRPARLYRYDRDVELADRGPLDARQ; this is translated from the coding sequence ATGACACGAACCGGCGAGGCATCCGCCGCGATCGCGACCGGCACAGTCGCCGAGGTGACGCGCGTCGCCGTCTCGACCGTCATCTTCACGACCCGCCGGCTCGAGGGCGCCGATCGTCCGGCCGTCGTGCTGCCGCTCGTGCGCCGCACGCGCGACCCGTACGAAGGTCTGTGGGCGCTCCCGGGCGGGTGGCTCGGCCTCTCCGAGAGCCTCGAAGAGGCCGCGTCGCGCACGCTCGCCGAGACCACCGGCCTCGCGCCGAGCTACCTCGAGCAGCTCTACGCGTTCGGAGCCGTCGACCGCTCCCCCGCGCGCGTCGTCTCCATCGTGTACTGGGCGCTCGTGCGCGAGGACGAGACGCGCACTCCGCAGCCCGAAGACCCGGAGAACGTCGCGTGGTTCGACGCCGCGTCCCTTCCGCAGCTCGCCTTCGACCACAACCAGATCGTCGACTACGCGCTGTGGCGCCTGCGCAACAAGGTCGGCTACAGCCGAATCGCGCACGGCCTGCTGCCCGACGAGTTCACGCTCGCCGAGCTGCGCGAGGTGTACGAGGTGATCCTCGGCCGGCGCCTCGACCCCGCCAACTTCCGCCGCCAGGTCGAGAGCTCGGGGACCCTCATCCCCACCCAGTCGTTCCGCACCGGAAGCCACCGTCCCGCCCGCCTGTACCGCTACGACCGCGACGTCGAGCTCGCCGACCGAGGCCCGCTCGACGCCCGCCAGTGA
- the gcvH gene encoding glycine cleavage system protein GcvH has translation MTDLDTLKYTAEHEWIAVDGDVATIGITDYAADKLGDVVYVDLPAAGSAVTGGAVCGEIESTKSVGELYAPVSGEIVEVNDAAVDDPSIVNADPFGDGWLVKLRVDPAGLDGLLDRAAYVALTEGDK, from the coding sequence ATGACCGATCTCGACACCCTCAAGTACACCGCCGAGCACGAGTGGATCGCCGTCGACGGCGACGTCGCCACCATCGGCATCACCGATTACGCCGCCGACAAGCTGGGCGACGTCGTCTACGTGGACCTGCCCGCGGCGGGCTCCGCCGTCACGGGCGGTGCCGTGTGCGGTGAGATCGAGTCGACGAAGTCCGTCGGCGAACTCTACGCGCCCGTTTCGGGTGAGATCGTCGAGGTCAACGACGCCGCCGTCGACGACCCGTCGATCGTCAACGCCGACCCGTTCGGCGACGGCTGGCTCGTCAAGCTGCGCGTCGACCCGGCGGGCCTCGACGGCCTGCTCGACCGCGCAGCCTACGTCGCGCTGACCGAGGGCGACAAGTGA